The Cloacibacillus sp. An23 genome segment TGCGCGGTACTTCTTCATAATGGTCGAAGCTCATCGTATAGGAAGCGCGCCCTGAAGTTTTGCTTCTCAGGTCCGTCGCGTAGCCGAACATCTCCGCGAGCGGGACGAATGCCTTGACGATGCGTGCGTTGGCGCGTACGCCCATCTCAGCTACTCTGCCGCGGCGCGACGAAAGGTCTCCGATAACGTCGCCCATGTATTCTTCCGGGACAACGACTTCGACGTTCATAACAGGTTCCATAAGGACCGGATCGGCCTTCTTCAGAGCTTCCTTGATCGCCATGGAGCCGGCTATGCGGAAGGCCATTTCGGAGCTGTCAACCTCGTGATAACTTCCGTCGACGAGCGCGACTCTGATTCCGATGACCGGATAGCCGCCGAGTACGCCGTTGTTCAGCGCGTCCTCGACGCCCTTCTGAGCAGCGGGGATATATTCCTTCGGCACCACGCCGCCGACGATCCTGTCTTCCCACTCGAAGCCTTTGCCGTCCTCGAGCGGCTCGATTTCGAGCACCACATCTCCGTACTGCCCTTTACCGCCGGACTGTCTTACGAACTTGCCCTGAGCTCTCGCAGGCTTGCGTATGGCTTCGCGGTAAGCGACCTGCGGACGGCCAACTTTGACCTCGACGTTGAACTCCCTGCGGAGACGGTCGACGATTATCTCAAGGTGAAGCTCGCCCATACCGCTGATAAGAGTCTGACCGGTATCCTCGTTGACCGAGACACGGAAGGTCGGGTCCTCTTCGGAGAGGGCCTCGAGCCCCTTGGCAAGTTTTATCTGATCCGCCTTGCTCATCGGTTCGACGGAGAGAGAGATAACAGGCTCGGGGAAGATCAGGTTCTCGAGGAGAACCGGGCGCTTTTCATCGCAGAGCGTGTCGCCGGTGCGGACCTGCTTTAGACCGGGAATAGCGACGATAAGCCCAGCCTGAGCCCCGTCCATTTCCTCTCTCTTGTTGGCGTGCATACGGAGGATGCGTCCGACTCTTTCGCGGCGTCTCGTGTTGGAGTTGTAGATTGACATACCGCTTTCTATCTTGCCGGAGTATATACGGCAGAACGCGAGGCGTCCGACAAACGGGTCAACCATGATTTTAAACGCAAGAGCGGCAAAGGGTTCGTCCGCAGACGCGGTTATCTCTATTTCTTTAGAGGTGTCGTCGGGATCCACGCCTATTACGTGAGGCATATCGAGAGGACTCGGAAGATAATCGACGACAGCGTCAAGCAGCGGCTGTACGCCTTTATTCTTAAATGCGGAGCCGCACATAACGGGGACTATTTCGAGGGCTATCGTGGATTTTCTGATGACCTTCTTGATGAGCTCGACGGGGATATCCTTGCCTTCAAGGTACATTTCCATCATTTCGTCGTCATGGTCGGCCAGCATCTCGAGCATTTCCATGCGGGCGAGAGCGGCTTCCTCTTCGAGCTGCGGCGGGATCTCAGCGCTGTGGAATTCGGTTCCGAGCGTATCGTCGTAAATGACCGCCTTATAATTCACAAGGTCCACCATGCCAGAGAATCCGTCCTCCACGCCTATCGGAAGCTGGATCGGCACAGCCTTGGCGCCAAGGCGTTTACGCATCTGGTCTACGACAGCGGCGAAGTCGGCGCCGACTCTGTCCATTTTGTTGACGAACGCTATCCTGGGCACACCGTACTTGTCCGCCTGGCGCCATACCGTTTCCGACTGAGGCTCGACTCCTCCGACGGCGCAGAATACAGAAACGGCACCGTCGAGAACGCGCATGGAACGCTCAACTTCGACAGTAAAGTCCACGTGCCCGGGCGTATCAATGATATTGATCAGGCAATCGTGCCAGAAACAGGTAGTCGCGGCCGAAGTGATAGTGATGCCACGTTCGCGCTCCTGCTCCATCCAGTCCATCGTCGCGGCGCCTTCGTGCGTTTCCCCGAGCTTATGTTTACGGCCTGTATAGAACAAGATACGCTCAGTAGTCGTCGTCTTACCCGCATCTATATGCGCAGCTATTCCTATATTGCGCACTTTGCTTAAATCGATGCCCTGCATCGTCAACACCACCAAACAAGATTAAGATTTATCGTTTTCACTACCAACGGTAATGAGCGAAGGCACGGTTGGCTTCAGCCATACGGTGAGTGTCCTCGCGCTTCTTTACAGAACCGCCCTCACCCTTGCAGGCGTCGCCGAACTCTCTCGCGAGACGCTCGACCATCGGAATGCCCTTGCGGGAACGAGAGTAGCTGATGATCCATCTGATCGCCAGCGCCTGCGCCCTGTCGGGCTTCACTTCGACGGGGACCTGGTACGTGGCTCCGCCGACGCGCCTTGGACGGACTTCCACCAACGGGCGGACGTTCGTCATCGCTTTTTCAAATACTTCGCCGGGCTCCATATTCAGCCGGCTTCCGGCCAATTCCAGCGCACCGTAGAGTATACGCTCGGCGGTGCTCTTCTTTCCGCCCATCATGAGACAGTTGATGAACTTCGTCACAGACGGATTGCCATAGATGGAATCGGGCGGCGTTACACGTTTTTTTACATGACCTTTACGCGGCATAAATAACTACCTCCACTGAAATTCCAAAACTACTTCGGCCTACGCGCACCATAGAGCGAACGGCTCTGACGGCGGTTTTCGACTCCACCGCAGTCGAGCGTGCCTCTGATTATGTGATAACGGACGCCCGGCAGGTCTTTTACACGACCGCCGCGCACAAGCACGACAGAGTGCTCCTGAAGATTGTGCCCTACTCCGGGGATATAGGCGGTAACCTCTATACCGTTCGTAAGACGGACACGCGCGACCTTGCGAAGAGCCGAGTTCGGCTTCTTAGGCGTAACTGTGTATACGCGGGTGCAAACGCCGCGGCGCTGGGGATTTTCCTGGAGCGCAGGAGCGCTGGAACGGCGCCTCTTCTCTTCCCTGCCCGTGTGAATGAGCTGATTAATTGTTGGCAACTAGCTCCCTCCTTTTCATAGTAGTCGTTCTACTTTTTAAGAATCGCCGCGACTGCCGTTTTGTGTGGCATTACGCAGGCTCTTCCTAACTTCACCGAATCTTCCGCTGTCTCTATGGGAGTCCGCGTTTCCTCAGAAACACGCCTTACCTCTCCCGCAAGCTTTTCGTCAGCGTCGTCCGCCAGAAAAATCTTCATCACTTCGCCGCGCCGCAGGCTCCTCATGACGCTGTTGAAACCCGCCGTCCTCGGTGAAGAGGATAATTCGATTAAAGGCACACGAACACCTCCTGTGCGCAGCCGCACCGATATATATTAACAGCGCGGGGCATACGTGTCAATAAAGACGATGCCCTGCGCTGTTAAAATTAACGCTGAATGCCGAGCGGAAAAGATTCTATTCCGCGAACGAGACCTCGGTCGGTTCGGATTCTGTCGCGTCGTCGCCGATTTCGGTTATCTCTACCTTGCGGTGACGCTCGACTCCGGTTCCAGCGGGAATCAGGAGGCCGATGATGACGTTTTCCTTCAGGCCCGCCAGGGTATCGACGTCGCCTCTCACTGCCGCAGCGGCGAGGACCTGAGCCGTCTGCTGGAACGACGCCGCTGAGAGGAAGCTGTCCGTCGCGAGCGCCGCCTTCGTCACGCCGTGTACGACGGGGCGCCACTGCGGCTCTTCGCTGAGCCGTCTTACAAACGACACTCTCTGCATAAGTTTCTTGTACTCAGAGGCAGACGACTTGGAGCGCACCGTGATCGTACCGTGCGCGGCGGAGGCTATCTTATCGAGCAGGGAGCTCGTGATCTCCTGCGCGCCGGCGACGGCGACGCCGCCCTTCTCGTCGGTGATGGGCTCGAGCAGTATCTTGCCGAGCACGCGCTCAGTGAGGAGAAGCTTCAGTACGCGCTCGCGCGTCAGAATCATGTCGTCGCATTCAACGCCGCTTATGGAGCCGTCGATGAGTCCGCTTATCACCGCGCCGTCTATGACGTGCGGGATGTCGGTTATAACTTCGCCGTCGGCGTTCATCGCCTGCTTCACGGCTTTCCCGAAGAAGTGCTCGATAAGCACGTGGTGCATCGCGTCCGTGAGATTGATAACCTCTGGCGACTTCCAAAGCTTTATCTGCTTCACGTTATGCTTTCTGAGCAGGGCGATAACGTCGTCGTTCAGCACGGCGTCTGATTTTACTATGACATTTCCTTCCTCGTCCGTTATGTCGCCTGATATCCATGCCTTGTCTTTGTTCTCTTCGAGCAGGTTCATGTCACGGATGCATACAGGTCTCGGAGCGAATCCGGTTATCGCGGAA includes the following:
- the rpsL gene encoding 30S ribosomal protein S12, with translation MPTINQLIHTGREEKRRRSSAPALQENPQRRGVCTRVYTVTPKKPNSALRKVARVRLTNGIEVTAYIPGVGHNLQEHSVVLVRGGRVKDLPGVRYHIIRGTLDCGGVENRRQSRSLYGARRPK
- the rpsG gene encoding 30S ribosomal protein S7 is translated as MPRKGHVKKRVTPPDSIYGNPSVTKFINCLMMGGKKSTAERILYGALELAGSRLNMEPGEVFEKAMTNVRPLVEVRPRRVGGATYQVPVEVKPDRAQALAIRWIISYSRSRKGIPMVERLAREFGDACKGEGGSVKKREDTHRMAEANRAFAHYRW
- the fusA gene encoding elongation factor G, translated to MQGIDLSKVRNIGIAAHIDAGKTTTTERILFYTGRKHKLGETHEGAATMDWMEQERERGITITSAATTCFWHDCLINIIDTPGHVDFTVEVERSMRVLDGAVSVFCAVGGVEPQSETVWRQADKYGVPRIAFVNKMDRVGADFAAVVDQMRKRLGAKAVPIQLPIGVEDGFSGMVDLVNYKAVIYDDTLGTEFHSAEIPPQLEEEAALARMEMLEMLADHDDEMMEMYLEGKDIPVELIKKVIRKSTIALEIVPVMCGSAFKNKGVQPLLDAVVDYLPSPLDMPHVIGVDPDDTSKEIEITASADEPFAALAFKIMVDPFVGRLAFCRIYSGKIESGMSIYNSNTRRRERVGRILRMHANKREEMDGAQAGLIVAIPGLKQVRTGDTLCDEKRPVLLENLIFPEPVISLSVEPMSKADQIKLAKGLEALSEEDPTFRVSVNEDTGQTLISGMGELHLEIIVDRLRREFNVEVKVGRPQVAYREAIRKPARAQGKFVRQSGGKGQYGDVVLEIEPLEDGKGFEWEDRIVGGVVPKEYIPAAQKGVEDALNNGVLGGYPVIGIRVALVDGSYHEVDSSEMAFRIAGSMAIKEALKKADPVLMEPVMNVEVVVPEEYMGDVIGDLSSRRGRVAEMGVRANARIVKAFVPLAEMFGYATDLRSKTSGRASYTMSFDHYEEVPRNVAEELLKA